In one window of Macadamia integrifolia cultivar HAES 741 chromosome 2, SCU_Mint_v3, whole genome shotgun sequence DNA:
- the LOC122088525 gene encoding pentatricopeptide repeat-containing protein At1g34160, translating to MAYFDLLLQKCTSLAHIKQVQAHLITNGIFQFSPSRTKLLELCAISVAGNLDYAGEIFRQVNNPVTNDWNAIIRGLAQSNEPRQALTCYQAMCRRPNKPDALTCSFVLKACARVLALLEAKQIHSQLVRFGFEADVLLLTTLLDVYAKSGDLDNAGKLFDEMCVRDIATWNALISGMAQGNRPSDALALFRQMREEGLKPNEVTVLGALSACAQLGASREGETIHGFVRDEQLDMNVQVCNAVIDMYAKCGLIDKACDVFNGMRCARSLVSWNSIIMALAMHGRGSHALQLFTQMHHTHVEPDAVTYLAALCACNHGGLVADGRRLFNSLLESGLTPNVKHYGTLVDLLGRGGQLEEAYQIIRSMPMVPDVVLWQTLLGASKTYGNVEMAERASRALVEMGSNSDGDFVLLSNVYAAHQRWDDVGRIREAMRSREVKKVPGFSFIEVGGVVHKFVNGDQTHSNWREIYRKLDEINFKIKSYGYMPETSFVLHDIGEEEKENALSYHSEKLAVAFGLIIMDDGTPIQVNKNLRICGDCHVVIKLISKIYDREIVVRDRARFHHFKNGICSCGDYW from the coding sequence ATGGCCTACTTCGACCTGCTGTTACAGAAATGCACGTCGCTTGCTCACATCAAGCAAGTCCAAGCCCACCTCATAACCAATGGAATTTTCCAATTTTCTCCTTCTCGTACGAAGCTTCTGGAGCTCTGCGCCATCTCCGTTGCCGGGAACCTGGACTACGCAGGAGAGATTTTCCGGCAAGTCAATAATCCGGTGACCAACGACTGGAATGCCATTATTCGAGGTCTCGCACAGAGCAACGAACCCAGGCAGGCTCTCACATGTTACCAAGCCATGTGTCGCAGGCCAAATAAGCCAGATGCTCTCACCTGTTCATTCGTCCTCAAAGCCTGTGCACGTGTGTTAGCCCTTTTAGAAGCCAAGCAGATTCACTCCCAACTCGTTCGCTTCGGTTTTGAAGCCGACGTCTTGTTATTGACGACTCTACTAGATGTATATGCCAAATCGGGTGACCTAGACAATGCAGGGAAACTGTTCGACGAAATGTGTGTGAGAGATATCGCTACTTGGAATGCCTTGATCTCTGGCATGGCGCAAGGGAATCGACCGAGTGACGCTTTGGCTCTGTTCCGTCAGATGAGGGAAGAGGGCTTGAAACCGAATGAGGTTACCGTCCTTGGTGCACTTTCAGCTTGCGCGCAATTAGGCGCCTCGAGAGAGGGCGAGACCATCCATGGGTTCGTGCGGGATGAGCAGCTTGACATGAACGTGCAGGTTTGTAATGCAGTCATCGATATGTACGCTAAGTGTGGGTTGATTGACAAGGCATGCGATGTTTTCAATGGAATGCGCTGCGCTAGGAGTCTTGTGTCATGGAATTCGATAATCATGGCACTTGCGATGCATGGCCGTGGGTCTCACGCGCTTCAGTTGTTCACCCAGATGCATCACACCCACGTGGAGCCTGATGCAGTCACATACCTTGCTGCACTTTGTGCGTGCAACCATGGAGGTCTGGTTGCAGATGGGCGTAGATTGTTTAACTCTTTGCTGGAGTCTGGGTTGACACCCAATGTTAAGCACTATGGGACCCTTGTGGACCTCCTTGGTAGAGGAGGGCAGCTCGAAGAAGCTTATCAAATCATAAGATCCATGCCCATGGTCCCAGATGTTGTCCTCTGGCAAACCTTACTTGGGGCTTCCAAGACTTATGGGAATGTTGAGATGGCAGAGCGAGCATCTCGAGCTCTTGTGGAGATGGGATCAAATAGTGATGGTGACTTTGTGTTGTTATCAAACGTTTATGCTGCACACCAGAGATGGGATGATGTGGGAAGGATCAGGGAGGCAATGAGGAGTAGAGAGGTAAAGAAGGTACCTGGATTCAGCTTCATAGAAGTGGGAGGTGTGGTACACAAGTTTGTTAATGGTGATCAGACCCATTCAAATTGGCGGGAGATCTATAGGAAATTGGATGAGATTAATTTTAAGATTAAGTCATACGGGTACATGCCTGAGACTAGTTTTGTGTTGCATGACAtcggagaagaagagaaggagaacgCATTGTCTTACCATAGTGAGAAGTTGGCCGTAGCTTTTGGCTTGATTATTATGGATGATGGGACCCCAATTCAAGTGAATAAGAATCTTAGGATATGCGGAGATTGTCATGTTGTAATCAAGCTCATTTCGAAGATTTATGATCGTGAAATTGTAGTGAGGGATCGAGCTCGGTTTCACCATTTCAAAAATGGCATTTGTTCCTGTGGAGATTATTGGTAG
- the LOC122071859 gene encoding uncharacterized protein At5g64816-like, whose amino-acid sequence MVDIWWSLLGAAIPAVVAGQAIRMKRRRADEERINSARGREKSSDDIFVCERICTSKRMLKKVGGFSKDPSPDTCVTVCGVSQIDACTDACARTVCVNQHQVPNWNDVCLRKCQSECLKLSSYSS is encoded by the coding sequence ATGGTGGACATATGGTGGTCTCTGTTGGGTGCTGCGATTCCAGCTGTTGTTGCAGGACAAGCTATAAGGATGAAGAGAAGACGTGCTGACGAAGAGAGGATCAATAGTGCCCGCGGAAGAGAGAAGAGTTCCGATGACATCTTCGTCTGCGAGAGGATCTGTACTTCGAAGAGAATGCTGAAGAAGGTCGGTGGATTCTCGAAGGACCCAAGTCCTGATACCTGCGTTACCGTCTGTGGTGTATCTCAGATTGATGCTTGCACTGATGCCTGTGCTCGTACCGTCTGCGTTAATCAACACCAAGTCCCCAATTGGAACGACGTTTGCCTTCGGAAATGCCAGAGCGAATGCCTCAagctttcttcttattcttcttag
- the LOC122071858 gene encoding very-long-chain aldehyde decarbonylase GL1-9-like isoform X2, which produces MGTIAPVVVYWLYAGIYQLLPPLDHYRLHTRKEEEQKNLVPLSKVIKGVLLQQLVQVTVAQALFLLTSKSSSSGVTLQPSILVQIVQIFVAMLVMDTWQYFVHRYMHHNKFLYRTVHSQHHRLVVPYAIGALYNHPLEGLLLDTFGGALSFLVAGMTARTAVIFFCFAVIKTVDDHCGLWLPCNIFHRVFQNNTAYHDIHHQLQGLKYNYSQPFFPIWDKLLGTHMPYSLRRRPEGGFEARAVKD; this is translated from the exons ATGGGCACCATCGCACCGGTCGTTGTTTACTGGTTGTACGCTGGAATTTATCAGCTCTTGCCACCTTTGGACCATTACCGTTTGCATACCAGGAAAGAGGAAGAACAGAAGAACTTGGTGCCCCTGTCAAAAGTGATTAAGGGTGTTTTGCTGCAACAACTCGTTCAGGTCACCGTCGCCCAAGCACTCTTCTTG TTGACCTCAAAGTCAAGTTCATCTGGAGTTACACTTCAGCCCTCAATTCTTGTTCAAATTGTGCAGATCTTTGTTGCAATGCTGGTCATGGACACATGGCAGTACTTTGTGCATCGTTATATGCACCATAACAAGTTTCTCTACCGTACTGTTCACTCGCAGCATCATAGGCTGGTTGTCCCTTATGCCATTGGGGCCCTTTACAATCACCCGCTTGAGGGTCTCTTGCTTGACACTTTCGGAGGTGCCCTCTCATTCCTGGTAGCAGGAATGACTGCACGTACCGCTGTGATCTTTTTCTGCTTTGCTGTTATCAAAACTGTTGATGATCACTGCGGTCTTTGGCTACCTTGCAACATCTTCCATCGTGTCTTCCAGAATAACACTGCTTACCATGACATTCACCATCAACTCCAAggtttaaaatataattattccCAGCCATTTTTCCCTATTTGGGATAAACTTCTCGGGACCCACATGCCTTACAGTCTAAGAAGGCGGCCTGAAGGGGGCTTTGAAGCGAGGGCAGTGAAAGATTAG
- the LOC122071858 gene encoding very-long-chain aldehyde decarbonylase GL1-9-like isoform X1, whose amino-acid sequence MKLKPNIIYFLGDSVGVYPLAQMVFWDGYLSDEAMGTIAPVVVYWLYAGIYQLLPPLDHYRLHTRKEEEQKNLVPLSKVIKGVLLQQLVQVTVAQALFLLTSKSSSSGVTLQPSILVQIVQIFVAMLVMDTWQYFVHRYMHHNKFLYRTVHSQHHRLVVPYAIGALYNHPLEGLLLDTFGGALSFLVAGMTARTAVIFFCFAVIKTVDDHCGLWLPCNIFHRVFQNNTAYHDIHHQLQGLKYNYSQPFFPIWDKLLGTHMPYSLRRRPEGGFEARAVKD is encoded by the exons ATGAAACTTAAGCcgaatattatttattttttgggggattCTGTTGGTGTCTATCCATTGGCTCAAATGGTTTTCTGGGATGGGTATTTGAGTGATGAAGCTATGGGCACCATCGCACCGGTCGTTGTTTACTGGTTGTACGCTGGAATTTATCAGCTCTTGCCACCTTTGGACCATTACCGTTTGCATACCAGGAAAGAGGAAGAACAGAAGAACTTGGTGCCCCTGTCAAAAGTGATTAAGGGTGTTTTGCTGCAACAACTCGTTCAGGTCACCGTCGCCCAAGCACTCTTCTTG TTGACCTCAAAGTCAAGTTCATCTGGAGTTACACTTCAGCCCTCAATTCTTGTTCAAATTGTGCAGATCTTTGTTGCAATGCTGGTCATGGACACATGGCAGTACTTTGTGCATCGTTATATGCACCATAACAAGTTTCTCTACCGTACTGTTCACTCGCAGCATCATAGGCTGGTTGTCCCTTATGCCATTGGGGCCCTTTACAATCACCCGCTTGAGGGTCTCTTGCTTGACACTTTCGGAGGTGCCCTCTCATTCCTGGTAGCAGGAATGACTGCACGTACCGCTGTGATCTTTTTCTGCTTTGCTGTTATCAAAACTGTTGATGATCACTGCGGTCTTTGGCTACCTTGCAACATCTTCCATCGTGTCTTCCAGAATAACACTGCTTACCATGACATTCACCATCAACTCCAAggtttaaaatataattattccCAGCCATTTTTCCCTATTTGGGATAAACTTCTCGGGACCCACATGCCTTACAGTCTAAGAAGGCGGCCTGAAGGGGGCTTTGAAGCGAGGGCAGTGAAAGATTAG
- the LOC122071857 gene encoding uncharacterized protein LOC122071857 produces MDLNMTNVLFLGRGELEKNDIFGDTALSLDCLGYGTFNSVRSGDSGSKHGVFFAKVPDDGCKLVLGLGPAPCSSYSDEHHPAGIRKSKESVMISVQASSAAGDSEILKLGLSRGTEDDLGMYEKSISSLSNVSTSCLPSQNRQFIPVVDEGSTSAKKSGGYMPSLLLAPRLDSSKVPLQTRELLECGTNIQQPHPHLSPEPSVTTDYSTGTVSESASHRTHHPKKCKFEGCVKGARGASGLCIAHGGGQRCQKPGCNKGAESRTAYCKAHGGGRRCQQLGCTKSAEGKTDFCIAHGGGRRCGQPGCTKAARGKSGLCIRHGGGKRCKVAGCTRSAEGQAGLCISHGGGRRCQYLGCTKGAQGSTIFCKAHGGGKRCIFAGCTKGAEGSTPLCKGHGGGKRCLFEGGGICPKSVHGGTDYCVAHGGGKRCAIPGCTKSARGRTDCCVRHGGGKRCRFENCGKSAQGSTDFCKAHGGGKRCTWGQETCEKFARGKSGLCAAHSNMVQNLETSNGGMIGSGLFRGLVSVSTVGSSLDEYSSSGVSAISDCCIDSPESPAKRQRLIPPQVLVPPLMKSSSSLGLLGVDSGEEGSKGSSGNRSFDFMVPEGRVHGGGLMSLLGGSLRNPIDGI; encoded by the coding sequence ATGGATCTTAACATGACGAATGTGCTGTTTCTTGGTCGTGGTGAACTggaaaaaaatgacatttttggtgATACTGCGTTGAGCCTGGACTGTCTTGGCTATGGCACATTCAATTCTGTAAGATCTGGGGATTCTGGGAGTAAACATGGTGTGTTTTTTGCCAAAGTTCCTGATGATGGTTGCAAGTTAGTACTTGGATTGGGGCCCGCCCCATGCTCCTCCTACAGTGATGAGCATCACCCTGCCGGGATAAGAAAAAGCAAGGAATCTGTCATGATATCGGTCCAAGCATCATCAGCTGCAGGTGATTCAGAGATCCTAAAACTTGGCCTTTCTAGAGGGACTGAAGATGATCTGGGCATGTATGAAAAATCAATTTCATCCCTGAGTAATGTCAGTACTTCATGCCTTCCAAGCCAAAATAGACAGTTTATTCCAGTTGTTgatgagggttcaacttcagccaAGAAATCGGGTGGTTATATGCCATCCCTTCTGCTGGCTCCTAGGCTGGATAGCAGTAAAGTTCCACTCCAGACCCGCGAACTTTTAGAGTGTGGGACCAACATCCAGCAACCTCATCCTCACTTGAGTCCTGAGCCTTCAGTTACCACAGATTACTCAACAGGCACAGTGTCTGAGTCTGCAAGTCACCGGACGCACCATCCTAAGAAGTGCAAATTTGAGGGGTGTGTGAAGGGAGCAAGGGGAGCATCTGGTCTCTGTATTGCCCATGGAGGTGGGCAGAGATGTCAGAAACCAGGTTGCAATAAGGGTGCTGAGAGCAGAACTGCATACTGCAAGGCTCATGGGGGAGGCAGGAGATGCCAGCAACTGGGCTGCACCAAAAGTGCTGAAGGGAAGACAGATTTCTGCATTGCACATGGAGGTGGTAGGCGTTGTGGGCAACCAGGATGTACCAAGGCAGCTAGGGGTAAGTCAGGACTGTGCATCAGGCATGGAGGGGGCAAAAGGTGCAAGGTGGCAGGGTGCACCCGTAGTGCTGAGGGGCAGGCTGGGCTGTGCATCTCTCATGGAGGGGGCCGAAGGTGCCAGTACCTCGGATGCACCAAAGGGGCCCAGGGTAGCACCATATTTTGTAAGGCCCATGGTGGAGGAAAGCGGTGCATATTTGCAGGCTGCACCAAAGGTGCTGAGGGAAGCACACCACTCTGCAAGGGGCATGGTGGAGGGAAGCGCTGCCTGTTTGAGGGTGGAGGAATTTGCCCAAAGAGCGTACACGGTGGGACTGATTACTGTGTTGCTCATGGTGGAGGCAAGAGGTGTGCCATTCCAGGCTGCACTAAGAGTGCCCGGGGTCGCACTGACTGTTGTGTCAGACATGGTGGTGGGAAGCGATGCCGGTTTGAGAACTGTGGGAAGAGTGCTCAAGGGAGCACAGATTTCTGCAAAGCCCATGGAGGGGGAAAGAGGTGCACATGGGGACAGGAAACATGTGAGAAATTTGCCAGGGGAAAGAGTGGGCTGTGTGCGGCTCATAGCAACATGGTCCAGAACCTAGAGACTAGCAATGGTGGAATGATTGGGTCTGGACTCTTCCGTGGGCTCGTGTCAGTTTCAACAGTGGGGAGCAGCTTGGATGAATACTCGTCTTCCGGAGTGAGTGCCATTTCTGATTGCTGCATCGACTCACCAGAATCTCCAGCAAAAAGACAACGGCTCATTCCCCCTCAGGTATTGGTTCCTCCTTTGATGAAATCATCATCCTCTTTAGGGCTGTTGGGTGTTGATAGTGGGGAGGAAGGGAGCAAAGGGAGTAGTGGGAACAGAAGCTTTGATTTTATGGTCCCTGAGGGGAGGGTCCATGGTGGGGGTCTCATGTCTCTGCTTGGTGGAAGTCTGAGGAACCCCATTGATGGGATATAA